The genomic stretch ACCAGGTCGCCGACCAAGACGGCCGAGAGCACCAGCAGCCCGGCCAGGCTTGCGGTCAGTACCCGGACGAGGCGGCGGCGCGACCGCGGGAGGAAGCGCCTGGCCAGGAGGAAGCCCAGCGGGAAGGCGCAACAGTACGCCGCGATGAGCGGAAGGGTGGTGAGGAGGTAGAAGCGCGGGCTGTCCGCGATGTCGTACGCCGCCGGCCACGCGATGTTCATACAGTAGGACCAGGTGTCGCTGATGAAGGCGCCGGCTTCGGCCTCGGCCAGCAGGCCGAGCACTAGTCCGGCGAGCGGCAGCAGGCAGCCCCACCCGCCGCACGAGTCAGGCTGGGAGCCCGGTTCCTGTTCAGCTGTCACTGCCCCTCCCATCCGGTCAGGACGGTGGCCGTCGGTCAGCGGTTCCGACACGCGGGCGATCGTGCCCCATCGAGTGCGTAGTCACTGGCCGAGCTGATTCGCTCGCTGTGGAGGAAGTCGGCGATTGCCCTCACTTGGTTTGGGGTTGAGAGGTTCGGCCATGGAGCCTTCGGAGAGGTAGCGGCGGTCGAAGACCTGCCACTCGTCGTGGAGTTCGGCCAGGACCGCGGCGGCGAGTCGGCCGAGGGCGGCGGGGTTGGGGAAAGACCTGGACAACGTCGGCCCGTCGTTTGATCTCCCGGTTCCACCGCTCCAGCGGGTAGGTGGACCAGATCTTCTTCCAGTGCGCTGGCGGGAAGTCAGCGAACGCGGTGATATCGGTGGCAGCGTCCAGCAGCATGGTCTTGACGTGTGGGAACTGCCGTCCGGGCATGTCGGCGACCACGTCCAGCTGGGTGCGGACGGCTGCGGCGGTGGTCTGCGCGAAGATGGTGCGGATCGTTGCCGCCACCATCTCGCCCGAAACCTTGTCGATCACCGAAAAGACGTCGCGGACGAAGTGAACCCGGCATCGCTGCCAGGCCGTGCCGAGGAAGACGGTGCGGATCGCAGCCACCAGCCCGCTGTGGCTGTCGGAGATGACCAGCTGGACGTTCTCCAGCCCTCGGGCCCGAAGCGAGCGCACGAACTTCGTCCAGAACGGCTTCGACTCGCTGTCGCCGACCATCAGGCCGAGGATCTCGCGGTGCCCGGTGGCGGAGATTCCGGTGGCGATGACCACGGCCTGGGAGACGATCCGGTGGTTCACGCGGGCCTTGCAGTAGGTGGCGTCCAGGAAGACGCAAGGAAAGACGGTGTGATCCAGCGGCCGTTCCTTGAACGCATCCAGTTCGGCATCGGGTTCGGCGCAGATCCGGGAGACCTCGGACTTGGAGATCCCGCTGTCCGACCCGAGTGCTTTGACCAGGTCATCGACCGAACGAGTCGACACGCCCTGTTGAGCCGACCCTCGGTCAGAGGTCAGCGACCGGTCTGATGCGTCAGTCCAAGGTCTGCGTCAGTTCGCTTCGGCTTGATGTGTGAACGATACGGCCGTACGCTCCGTTGACGATCGGCATGTAGGGCGGGACGTGGCCGCACTCGATGTCGGCGATAATCGGAACGTTGAGAGGACCGAGTGCGTCGAGGACGGCCTCGTGTTGGCTGAGTGACCGGTTGTCGGGTGCGTTGGTCCGGCCGACGAGAACCGCGTTTGCCCGGTCGAAGAAACCGGCGAGCCTCATGCCATGCAGGTTCCGGCAGATGGTGAAGGCATCATCGCCTGCTGCTTCCACATACACGAGGAGCCCATCCGGTGGCTCGTTGCGAGCGAAGGTCGAGACGTCGAGGTAGGCCGTCCCCGCGAGGTTGCAGAGAGTTTCGATGCAGCCGCCGATCAGTCTTCCCTCAGCGTCCACGTCACCGCCGCCGTCGAGCCGGGTCCACGCGCCCGCAGAGTCAAGCGTGTACTCGCGTACGTCGGGGCAGGCGGCGAAGTCGTCGAAGCCGGTGGTCCGGTGGCGACCGGGCGGCGTCTGGGTGAACCGGTGCCCCTGGGGCGCTGCGACGATGTCGAGCCACGACCGCAGTCCTCCGGGCACTCGGTAGGGCGTGTCCATGAGGTTGTTGCCATGGACGGTCGCCGTCCCGGTGAGCAGAGTCATCGGCGTGATCAGAGTCGATATGTCGGAGAATCCGACAAGCCAGGTGGGCTCTGCCTCCCGCAGCTTGTCCCAGTCGAGCAGTGGTAGTAGGTCAATCGCCGTCTCTCCGCCCCACGGCGGCACGATGGCCTTGATGGTGGGGTCGGTCAGCATCGACATCAGTTCGCTCGCGCGGTCAGCGGCCGAAGCACTGACGTGCCCGGAGCCGTCCATGCACCGGCCGATGACGACCTCGTACCCGCGGTCCTGAACGTCATGAACGGCGGCATTGAGGCGCTCACGCAGTTCCTTCGCAACCCCGCTCGACGGAGAGGTGACACCCACACGGTCGCCGGGACACAGGGGGGACGGGTATCGAACAGCCATGCGCTGAATTTTGACATAGTGCCGCGTCCTGAAGACACCGAGTTCTATGCGCTCCAAACGGTCCAGATGCCGTTCACCAGGTTCAAAAACACCTAGTGAGTCGCCACCGCCACCGCTCGCTGCCCCGGTGCCGTGAACAACTGCAGCCGAAACGACGTCCGCCCCGCACGGAACATGTGGTCGTCCACGGTGCGCCGGCGCGGAGCAGCACGCCTACCTGCGCTGGCGCAGCCAACACCGCCGCCACTCCCGCGTGCTCGAAGCCCAGCGCCGCGAACGCGCCCGCATCCGATCCGAACGCCGGCACCGCTGGGGCCGACCACACCACACCGCAGCATGATCAACCCACCCGGCGCACGTTCACACCCAACGCACTAGCCGCCCTGGTTGCGTGACCGCTTGGGCACCAG from Streptomyces roseochromogenus subsp. oscitans DS 12.976 encodes the following:
- a CDS encoding S66 family peptidase, with amino-acid sequence MAVRYPSPLCPGDRVGVTSPSSGVAKELRERLNAAVHDVQDRGYEVVIGRCMDGSGHVSASAADRASELMSMLTDPTIKAIVPPWGGETAIDLLPLLDWDKLREAEPTWLVGFSDISTLITPMTLLTGTATVHGNNLMDTPYRVPGGLRSWLDIVAAPQGHRFTQTPPGRHRTTGFDDFAACPDVREYTLDSAGAWTRLDGGGDVDAEGRLIGGCIETLCNLAGTAYLDVSTFARNEPPDGLLVYVEAAGDDAFTICRNLHGMRLAGFFDRANAVLVGRTNAPDNRSLSQHEAVLDALGPLNVPIIADIECGHVPPYMPIVNGAYGRIVHTSSRSELTQTLD